GAACTTGAATTAAAGCACGAAGGTTACATCGTGGATGCAGCCTTTGATGGCAGAGAAGGTTTGAAAAAAGCGGAAGAAAATAAGTATGACCTGGTCTTATTAGATATTATGCTTCCGGGATTAAACGGAATGGAAGTGTGCAGAAGAATCAGGCAGTTTTCAAATTTGCCTGTTATCATGCTTACAGCCAAAGACGATGTTACTGAGAAAGTCATGGGATTAGATATAGGGGCTGATGATTATATTACTAAACCATTTGCTATCGAAGAGCTATTGGCAAGAATAAGGGTTGCCTTGAGACGAAAGAGGGACGGGATAAATCTTTCGGAAAATCTCCAGATTGCCGATCTGAGAATGAACTTA
This is a stretch of genomic DNA from Microaerobacter geothermalis. It encodes these proteins:
- a CDS encoding response regulator transcription factor; the encoded protein is MESFKILIVEDEKQIVRFLELELKHEGYIVDAAFDGREGLKKAEENKYDLVLLDIMLPGLNGMEVCRRIRQFSNLPVIMLTAKDDVTEKVMGLDIGADDYITKPFAIEELLARIRVALRRKRDGINLSENLQIADLRMNLSKRQVSRTGKLIELTKREYDLLDIHAADAAPSDDENKQYAI